The proteins below are encoded in one region of Segatella copri:
- the dnaJ gene encoding molecular chaperone DnaJ yields MAKRDYYEVLGVDKSASEDEIKKAYRKIAIKYHPDRNPGNKEAEEKFKEAAEAYEVLHDAQKRQQYDQFGFDGPQGGFGGFGGGASMDMNDIFSMFGDIFGGHGGFSGFGGGGFGGGSQKRVYQGGDLRVRVKLTLQEAATGVTKRFKIRKDVTCSACHGTGCEGGAQPETCPECHGSGYVLKTVRSMFGMMQTQAACTKCGGEGTIIKNKCKECGGDGIVKGEELVEINIPAGVDNDMVVTVEGKGNQGKHNGLYGNLQVMVSVEKNDDFERVGQDLYHNLVLDFATATLGGEVEVPTLDGKTKIKIEPGTQPGKQIRLRGKGMPAIKGYGYGRGDIIVNITVFIPTSLTKEEKDLVVKFKECDNFKADNAEKKSLFESFKNLFKK; encoded by the coding sequence ATGGCTAAGAGAGACTATTATGAGGTGCTGGGCGTAGACAAGTCGGCATCAGAAGACGAAATAAAGAAGGCGTATCGAAAGATAGCCATCAAGTATCATCCAGACCGCAACCCTGGCAACAAAGAGGCGGAAGAGAAATTCAAGGAAGCTGCCGAAGCTTACGAAGTTCTCCATGATGCCCAGAAGCGCCAGCAGTATGACCAGTTTGGTTTCGACGGTCCACAAGGTGGATTCGGCGGATTTGGCGGTGGTGCCAGCATGGACATGAACGACATCTTCTCTATGTTTGGAGATATCTTTGGCGGACACGGCGGTTTCAGCGGCTTTGGTGGCGGCGGATTCGGTGGCGGCTCACAGAAGCGGGTTTACCAGGGTGGCGACCTTCGCGTAAGAGTAAAACTGACTCTCCAAGAGGCAGCAACAGGTGTTACCAAGCGCTTCAAGATCCGCAAGGATGTAACTTGCTCTGCATGTCACGGAACTGGTTGCGAAGGTGGTGCCCAGCCAGAAACATGTCCGGAATGTCATGGAAGCGGCTATGTCTTAAAAACGGTGCGCAGCATGTTCGGCATGATGCAAACTCAGGCTGCATGTACAAAGTGTGGCGGTGAGGGAACTATCATCAAGAACAAATGTAAGGAATGCGGTGGCGACGGAATCGTGAAGGGCGAGGAACTCGTAGAAATCAATATTCCTGCAGGTGTCGACAACGATATGGTTGTTACCGTTGAAGGAAAGGGTAACCAAGGCAAGCACAATGGTCTCTACGGAAACCTACAGGTAATGGTAAGCGTAGAAAAGAACGATGATTTCGAGCGTGTTGGTCAGGACTTATACCATAATCTAGTCCTTGATTTTGCAACTGCCACTTTGGGTGGCGAGGTAGAAGTCCCTACCTTGGATGGTAAGACGAAGATCAAAATAGAACCTGGCACACAACCTGGCAAACAGATTCGTTTGCGTGGCAAAGGTATGCCGGCTATTAAGGGATATGGTTATGGCCGTGGTGATATTATCGTCAATATTACCGTTTTCATCCCTACCTCTCTGACCAAGGAAGAAAAGGATCTTGTTGTGAAATTCAAGGAATGCGATAATTTCAAAGCAGATAATGCAGAGAAGAAATCTCTCTTTGAAAGTTTCAAGAATCTCTTTAAAAAATAA
- a CDS encoding nucleotide exchange factor GrpE produces the protein MSKEKEINIEDGNVQETVQNENNEQTTQNENTEENQNTDNKAEEGDNNTDAADKKAEEIDPLTKAQQEVEELKKQLLYKTAEFENYRKRTLKEKAELILNGGEKTVAAILPVLDDFERAIADKSEDPKAIKEGVQMIFNKFVKTLEGLGVKKIETNDKDFDVDFHEAIAMVPGMGDDKKGKIIDCVQTGYTMNDKVIRHAKVAVGQ, from the coding sequence ATGTCAAAAGAAAAAGAAATCAATATAGAGGACGGAAACGTTCAGGAGACTGTTCAGAATGAAAATAATGAGCAGACAACTCAAAATGAAAATACTGAGGAAAATCAGAATACTGACAACAAGGCAGAAGAAGGTGACAACAATACAGACGCTGCTGACAAGAAGGCAGAAGAGATTGATCCTTTAACAAAAGCACAGCAAGAGGTAGAGGAACTCAAGAAACAGTTGCTCTATAAGACTGCTGAGTTTGAGAATTACCGCAAGCGTACCCTCAAAGAGAAAGCAGAACTGATTTTGAATGGCGGCGAGAAGACCGTAGCTGCTATTCTGCCTGTTCTCGACGACTTTGAGCGTGCCATCGCTGACAAGAGCGAAGACCCTAAGGCTATCAAGGAAGGTGTTCAGATGATTTTCAACAAGTTCGTAAAGACACTCGAAGGTCTTGGCGTAAAGAAGATTGAAACCAACGACAAGGATTTCGATGTAGATTTCCACGAGGCTATTGCTATGGTTCCGGGAATGGGCGATGACAAGAAGGGAAAGATCATTGACTGCGTCCAGACAGGTTATACGATGAACGACAAGGTGATTCGCCATGCCAAGGTAGCTGTAGGTCAGTAA
- a CDS encoding ABC-F family ATP-binding cassette domain-containing protein: MITVQNLAIQFGKRVLYKDVNLKFTHGNIYGIIGANGAGKSTFLRAISGDLEPNKGTVEMGPGERLSVLEQDHFKYDDFRVMDTVLMGHQPLWENMKERERLYAKPEMTEEDGNLAAELELKFAEMNGWEAESNAAQLLQNLGVKEDRHDKLVGELSNTEKVRVMLAKALFGNPDNLLLDEPTNDLDLDTVEWLEDYLSNIEQTVLVVSHDRHFLDAVSTQTVDIDFGKITMFAGNYSFWYESSQLALRQAQNQKMKAEEKKKQLEEFIRRFSANVAKSKQTTSRKKMLEKLNVEEIRPSSRKYPGIIFQMDREPGNQILEVEGLKACDEDGTVLFDKVNFNIEKGEKVVFLSHNPKAMTALFEIINGNRKADAGDYKWGVTITTAYLPLDNTEFFQSDKNLVDWLSQYGPGNEVAMKGYLGRMLFSGEEVLKKVNVLSGGEKMRCMIARMQLQNANCLILDTPTNHLDLESIQAFNNNLVGFKGNILFSSHDHEFINTVANRIIELTPSGTIDKLMSYDEYIYDEAIKEQKAKMYGF; the protein is encoded by the coding sequence ATGATTACAGTACAAAATCTTGCGATCCAATTCGGAAAGAGAGTGCTTTACAAGGATGTAAACCTCAAGTTCACTCATGGTAATATTTATGGTATCATCGGTGCTAACGGCGCTGGAAAATCTACTTTCCTCCGCGCTATCAGCGGCGACCTTGAACCAAACAAGGGTACAGTAGAAATGGGGCCAGGCGAGCGACTTTCTGTCTTGGAACAGGACCACTTCAAATATGACGATTTCCGCGTGATGGATACCGTTCTGATGGGTCATCAGCCATTATGGGAAAACATGAAGGAGCGCGAGCGCCTCTATGCTAAGCCAGAAATGACAGAAGAAGATGGTAACCTCGCTGCTGAGCTGGAGCTCAAGTTTGCAGAAATGAATGGTTGGGAGGCAGAAAGCAATGCCGCACAACTTCTGCAGAACCTCGGCGTAAAGGAAGACCGCCACGACAAACTCGTAGGTGAACTTTCAAACACAGAGAAGGTGCGCGTAATGCTGGCAAAGGCACTCTTCGGCAACCCAGACAACCTCCTTCTCGATGAGCCTACCAACGACCTCGACCTCGACACAGTTGAGTGGTTGGAAGACTATCTCAGCAACATTGAACAGACCGTACTCGTAGTATCTCACGACCGTCACTTCCTCGATGCTGTAAGTACCCAGACCGTAGATATCGACTTCGGTAAGATTACGATGTTTGCAGGTAACTACTCTTTCTGGTACGAGAGTTCTCAGTTGGCTCTCCGCCAGGCTCAGAACCAGAAGATGAAGGCAGAAGAGAAGAAGAAGCAGTTGGAAGAATTCATCCGCCGATTCTCAGCTAACGTTGCCAAGAGTAAGCAGACTACATCCCGCAAGAAGATGCTGGAGAAACTGAACGTTGAAGAAATCCGTCCATCAAGCCGTAAATACCCAGGCATCATCTTCCAGATGGACCGTGAGCCAGGTAACCAGATTCTGGAGGTAGAGGGACTGAAAGCATGCGACGAAGACGGAACAGTGCTCTTCGACAAAGTAAACTTCAACATAGAAAAGGGCGAGAAGGTAGTATTCCTTTCTCACAACCCTAAGGCGATGACCGCACTCTTCGAAATCATCAACGGCAACCGAAAGGCTGACGCAGGTGACTACAAGTGGGGTGTTACTATCACAACAGCTTATCTCCCACTCGATAATACAGAATTCTTCCAGAGCGACAAGAACCTGGTAGACTGGTTGAGCCAGTATGGTCCAGGTAACGAAGTTGCCATGAAGGGCTACCTCGGAAGAATGCTCTTCAGCGGCGAAGAAGTACTGAAGAAGGTAAATGTCCTCTCCGGAGGTGAGAAGATGAGATGTATGATTGCACGCATGCAGTTGCAGAACGCCAACTGCCTGATTCTTGATACACCAACCAACCACTTGGACCTGGAGAGTATTCAGGCATTCAACAACAACCTGGTAGGTTTCAAGGGCAATATCCTCTTCTCTAGCCACGACCACGAATTCATCAACACCGTGGCAAACCGCATCATCGAGCTCACTCCATCAGGCACCATCGACAAGCTCATGTCTTATGATGAGTATATCTACGATGAAGCAATCAAGGAGCAGAAGGCTAAGATGTACGGCTTCTAA
- a CDS encoding RluA family pseudouridine synthase, whose product MVEKPAPLLEWLMENVKGPSKTKVKQTLQGRGIKVNGKTITQFDYALKPGMKVSVSKTKKNQEVFKSRYLKIVYEDRYLIVVEKNIGILSMAAGHSTLNVKTVLDDYFHKTRQNCQAHVVHRLDRDTSGLMIYAKDKQTELALEDDWHHNVYDRRYVALVSGEMEENEGTVANWLKDNKAYITYSSDTDNGGKYAVTHFHTLERTTAHSLVEFKLETGRKNQIRVHTADMGHPVCGDIKYGNGDDPCQRLCLHAYVLCFYHPVTHQPMEFETPIPAEFRRALKNDR is encoded by the coding sequence ATGGTAGAAAAACCTGCTCCGTTGCTCGAATGGCTGATGGAGAATGTGAAGGGACCTAGCAAGACCAAGGTGAAGCAGACTCTGCAGGGTAGGGGAATCAAGGTAAATGGCAAAACCATTACCCAGTTTGATTATGCCCTGAAGCCGGGGATGAAGGTGAGTGTGAGCAAGACAAAGAAGAATCAGGAGGTATTTAAAAGCAGGTACCTTAAGATTGTTTATGAAGACAGATATCTGATTGTTGTCGAGAAAAACATTGGTATATTGAGTATGGCTGCCGGTCATTCTACTCTGAATGTGAAAACGGTGCTTGATGATTATTTTCATAAGACTCGCCAGAACTGCCAGGCGCATGTAGTACACCGACTTGACCGTGATACTTCGGGCTTGATGATTTATGCCAAGGATAAGCAGACGGAACTGGCTTTGGAGGATGATTGGCATCATAATGTGTACGACCGCAGATATGTGGCTCTGGTTTCCGGAGAGATGGAAGAAAATGAAGGTACTGTTGCTAACTGGCTGAAAGATAACAAGGCTTATATTACTTACAGTAGTGATACGGATAATGGCGGCAAGTATGCTGTTACCCATTTCCATACATTAGAGCGTACAACGGCTCATTCTCTGGTGGAGTTCAAACTCGAAACGGGCCGTAAGAATCAGATTCGTGTTCATACGGCCGATATGGGGCATCCGGTATGTGGTGACATCAAGTATGGTAATGGTGATGATCCATGCCAGCGCTTGTGCCTGCATGCCTATGTGCTGTGTTTCTATCATCCCGTAACGCATCAGCCTATGGAATTTGAAACTCCGATACCGGCTGAATTCCGCAGGGCATTAAAGAATGATCGTTAA
- a CDS encoding glycoside hydrolase family 10 protein, which produces MKRFKIFFIVLCSVLAAKAQSIVFNNQVPKHEVRAVWLTTIGGIDWPHSYAQSSYSAEKQKKELTDILDRLQQAKINTVLIQTRVRGTMIYPSAYEPWDGCLSGFPGRSPGYDALQFAIDECHKRGMELHAWVVTIPVGKWNALGCKTLRQKMPKLIKKIGADGYMDPENSRTGDYLANICREITHKYNVDGIHLDYIRYPETWNIKVSREQGRRYITNIVRKIHDAVKAEKPWVKMSCSPVGKYDDLSRYRSFGWNAYTKVCQDAQGWLKSGLMDELFPMMYFKNEHFYPFAIDWQEQSHGKIVVPGLGIYFLDPKEGKWNINDVTAEMYHIRNLGMGYAFFRNKFLLDNKQGILDFTQRFNPYPSLVPPMTWASKNQPEQPQQLTVITTDNKVSVSWSNPSNYTDGTKIATPYIYNNVYASKKYPVDITDARNLVAARIIGNSFKIENPDAKHLFVAVTSMDGYSIESQPTQEKEEENPLFAKNTGAAKLLECDGKKVYLAETTKNLVFDVLMVETLQGCDILYLHAKDNTLDVRNLKEGIYRVVSINKKGYRHTLGTFKMKKN; this is translated from the coding sequence ATGAAGAGATTTAAGATATTTTTTATCGTTTTATGCTCTGTTTTGGCCGCTAAAGCCCAGAGTATTGTGTTCAATAACCAGGTGCCGAAACATGAAGTAAGAGCTGTATGGCTGACAACCATAGGAGGCATCGACTGGCCACACTCTTATGCCCAGTCTTCTTATTCTGCCGAAAAGCAGAAAAAGGAACTGACGGATATACTGGACCGGTTACAGCAGGCTAAAATCAACACCGTACTGATACAGACCCGCGTAAGAGGTACCATGATTTATCCGTCGGCATACGAACCTTGGGATGGATGTCTGTCAGGATTTCCGGGCAGAAGTCCGGGCTATGATGCCCTACAGTTTGCCATCGACGAATGCCATAAGCGCGGTATGGAACTGCATGCCTGGGTGGTAACCATCCCTGTAGGAAAATGGAACGCACTCGGCTGCAAAACTCTCCGACAGAAGATGCCGAAACTCATCAAAAAGATTGGAGCCGACGGATACATGGATCCGGAAAACAGTCGGACAGGTGATTATCTGGCAAACATCTGCAGGGAAATTACACATAAATATAATGTAGACGGTATTCACCTCGACTACATCCGTTACCCTGAAACCTGGAACATCAAAGTGAGCCGGGAACAGGGACGCCGGTATATCACCAACATCGTAAGAAAGATTCACGATGCAGTGAAGGCTGAAAAACCTTGGGTAAAAATGAGCTGCTCACCTGTAGGAAAGTATGATGATCTGAGCAGATACCGGAGCTTTGGCTGGAATGCATACACGAAGGTCTGCCAGGATGCACAGGGCTGGCTCAAGAGCGGTCTGATGGACGAGCTCTTCCCTATGATGTATTTCAAGAACGAACACTTCTATCCGTTTGCCATCGACTGGCAGGAACAGAGCCATGGCAAGATTGTGGTTCCAGGACTGGGCATCTACTTTCTCGATCCGAAAGAAGGAAAGTGGAACATCAATGACGTGACGGCAGAAATGTATCACATCCGAAACCTCGGAATGGGATATGCATTCTTCAGAAACAAGTTCCTCCTGGACAACAAACAGGGTATCCTCGACTTTACCCAACGTTTCAATCCATACCCTTCATTGGTTCCGCCGATGACTTGGGCAAGCAAGAACCAACCGGAACAGCCACAACAATTAACGGTAATCACCACCGACAACAAGGTATCAGTTTCCTGGAGCAATCCTTCAAACTATACGGATGGCACCAAAATAGCAACCCCTTATATATATAATAATGTATACGCGAGCAAAAAATATCCGGTTGACATCACCGATGCACGCAACCTGGTTGCCGCACGAATCATAGGAAATTCGTTCAAAATAGAAAATCCTGATGCAAAACATCTGTTTGTTGCCGTAACTTCAATGGACGGATATAGCATAGAAAGCCAGCCAACCCAAGAAAAAGAGGAAGAGAATCCACTTTTTGCCAAAAACACAGGAGCTGCGAAATTACTCGAATGTGACGGAAAGAAGGTATATCTAGCAGAAACCACAAAAAATCTCGTTTTTGACGTTCTGATGGTCGAAACCCTGCAAGGATGCGATATTCTGTACCTCCATGCAAAAGATAATACGCTAGATGTTAGAAACTTAAAAGAGGGTATCTACCGCGTGGTAAGCATCAACAAGAAGGGGTATAGACATACGTTAGGAACCTTCAAGATGAAGAAAAATTGA
- a CDS encoding carbon starvation CstA family protein yields MVSFVISLVALVLGYLLYGKFVAHVFGPDDRPTPAVTKADGVDFMVLPSWKIFMIQFLNIAGTGPIFGAIMGAWYGPVAYLWIIFGCIFAGAMHDYMSGMLSIRNGGAGLPELVGKYLGGRTKKVMLVFSVLLLMMVGAVFVYSPAIIMSGICNTDAFWGSQMFWIVVIFVYYVIATLLPIDKIIGKIYPLFAFSLLFMAGALMIGLFVKWPSLPELWSNLQSCNLNENPAWLGTESFVQKSPIFPCLFITIACGAISGFHATQSPLMARCMKNEKMGRPIFYGAMITEGVVALIWATVSMYFFYYGGWRECVSPEAAQQFIAQFDGGKSLIQNFDAPTVVKIVCSSWLGVAGGILALLGVVAAPITSGDTALRSARLIIAEFIGLEQRSMRKRLYICVPLFALTVGILVWQMENPDGFNIIWQYFGWANQTLSVFTLWTLTVYLVQQKKPFVMTLVPALFMTVICSTFLLISPTALALGESLAYTGSVIILVIALVWFLGWYRSYQKKQ; encoded by the coding sequence ATGGTCAGTTTCGTTATTAGTTTGGTCGCCCTTGTATTGGGTTACCTTCTTTATGGAAAGTTTGTGGCGCATGTGTTCGGTCCTGATGACCGCCCTACGCCTGCAGTGACCAAAGCCGATGGGGTCGACTTTATGGTACTGCCTAGTTGGAAGATCTTCATGATTCAGTTCCTCAACATTGCAGGAACGGGTCCTATCTTCGGTGCCATTATGGGTGCCTGGTACGGACCGGTGGCTTATCTGTGGATTATCTTCGGGTGTATCTTCGCAGGAGCCATGCATGATTACATGAGCGGTATGCTCAGTATCCGTAACGGTGGAGCTGGTTTGCCGGAATTGGTAGGTAAGTATTTGGGTGGACGCACCAAGAAAGTGATGTTGGTCTTTTCGGTACTTTTGCTGATGATGGTGGGAGCTGTGTTTGTATACAGTCCGGCTATCATTATGAGTGGCATTTGTAATACGGATGCATTCTGGGGCAGCCAGATGTTTTGGATTGTGGTGATTTTCGTTTATTACGTCATTGCTACATTACTGCCTATCGATAAGATTATCGGTAAGATTTATCCGCTCTTTGCCTTCTCGCTTCTCTTTATGGCGGGTGCTCTGATGATAGGTCTCTTTGTGAAGTGGCCTTCATTGCCTGAACTTTGGAGCAATTTGCAGAGTTGCAATCTCAATGAGAATCCGGCTTGGTTGGGAACGGAGTCTTTTGTACAGAAGAGTCCGATTTTCCCTTGCCTCTTTATCACGATAGCCTGTGGTGCCATCAGTGGTTTCCATGCTACGCAGAGTCCGCTCATGGCCCGATGCATGAAGAATGAGAAGATGGGTCGCCCTATTTTCTATGGAGCCATGATAACAGAAGGTGTTGTTGCCTTGATATGGGCTACGGTTTCCATGTATTTCTTCTACTATGGTGGATGGCGTGAATGCGTAAGTCCTGAGGCCGCTCAGCAGTTTATCGCTCAGTTTGATGGCGGCAAGTCGCTTATACAGAATTTCGATGCGCCTACCGTTGTGAAAATTGTATGTTCCAGCTGGTTGGGTGTGGCTGGTGGAATCCTGGCTCTGTTGGGTGTTGTCGCAGCGCCTATTACCAGTGGCGATACGGCTTTGAGAAGTGCCCGTCTGATTATCGCCGAGTTTATCGGTTTGGAGCAGCGCTCTATGCGCAAGCGTCTTTATATCTGCGTTCCGTTGTTTGCTCTTACGGTGGGCATTCTGGTTTGGCAGATGGAGAATCCTGATGGTTTCAATATCATCTGGCAGTATTTCGGCTGGGCTAACCAGACGCTTTCTGTGTTCACTCTCTGGACATTGACGGTTTATCTGGTACAGCAGAAGAAGCCTTTTGTGATGACGCTGGTTCCTGCCTTGTTTATGACCGTGATATGTTCAACCTTCCTGCTCATTTCGCCAACAGCTTTGGCTTTGGGTGAGAGCCTGGCTTATACGGGCAGTGTCATCATTCTGGTGATAGCCTTGGTATGGTTCCTGGGTTGGTATCGCAGTTATCAGAAGAAACAATAG
- a CDS encoding outer membrane beta-barrel protein, with protein sequence MIRMKKLAIAALALVVSTAAHAQFESGKQYIGASMTGLNLSYNGSQDLNLGIQAKAGYFVEDDWMLLGQVEYNHSGLEGVKDYFSVGAQARYYIEQNGLYLGGGVKLAHSGGYNDFMPGVEVGYAFFLGKSVTLEPAIYYDQSFKKHVDYSTVGLKLGIGIYL encoded by the coding sequence ATGATACGAATGAAAAAATTAGCTATTGCAGCATTGGCACTTGTCGTTTCGACAGCTGCCCATGCTCAGTTTGAAAGTGGAAAACAGTATATAGGTGCGTCGATGACGGGCTTAAACTTGAGTTATAATGGCTCTCAGGACCTCAATCTCGGTATTCAGGCTAAGGCTGGATACTTCGTAGAAGACGATTGGATGCTGTTGGGGCAGGTAGAATATAATCATTCTGGTCTTGAAGGCGTGAAGGATTATTTCTCTGTCGGTGCCCAGGCTCGTTATTATATCGAGCAGAATGGTCTGTATCTGGGTGGCGGCGTAAAGTTGGCTCATTCCGGAGGTTATAATGATTTCATGCCAGGGGTAGAGGTAGGTTATGCTTTCTTCCTCGGCAAGTCGGTTACCCTCGAGCCAGCTATCTACTACGATCAGAGTTTCAAGAAGCATGTAGATTATTCTACTGTAGGTTTGAAACTGGGTATTGGTATTTATCTCTAA
- the recR gene encoding recombination mediator RecR, with the protein MQQQFSSTLLEKAVAEFSKLPGIGRKTALRLVLFMLKRKSEDVELFADTISRMRREVKYCRVCHNISDTDVCPICSDSRRDASTICVVENVQDVLAIENTQQFHGLYHVLGGIISPMDGIGPSDIEIESLVQRVVEGGVKEVIFALSSTMEGDTTNFYISRKLADYPVKLSVIARGISVGDELEYTDEVTLGRSILNRTPFGQ; encoded by the coding sequence ATGCAACAACAGTTTTCTTCGACTTTGTTGGAAAAGGCAGTGGCGGAGTTTTCTAAATTGCCAGGTATAGGGCGCAAAACAGCTTTGCGCCTTGTACTTTTTATGCTCAAGCGTAAGAGTGAGGATGTGGAACTCTTTGCTGATACCATTTCCAGGATGCGGCGTGAAGTGAAATACTGCAGGGTTTGTCATAATATCAGTGATACTGATGTCTGTCCGATCTGTTCTGATTCCCGGCGCGATGCTTCTACCATCTGTGTCGTCGAGAATGTGCAGGATGTACTGGCGATAGAAAACACGCAGCAGTTTCACGGACTCTATCATGTCTTGGGCGGCATCATTTCGCCGATGGATGGTATCGGTCCTTCGGATATAGAGATAGAATCGCTGGTTCAGCGTGTGGTTGAAGGTGGGGTGAAGGAGGTGATTTTTGCTCTCAGCAGTACGATGGAGGGTGATACTACCAACTTCTATATCTCCCGTAAACTTGCTGATTATCCTGTTAAACTCTCTGTTATCGCCCGTGGTATCTCGGTGGGTGATGAATTGGAGTATACAGATGAGGTGACTCTCGGAAGGAGTATTCTGAACAGAACTCCATTTGGACAATAA
- a CDS encoding glycosyltransferase family 2 protein, translating to MKLSVVIVSYNVKYYLAQCLRSVEKAIGVLECGQQGDASGDTAEIIVVDNHSQDGTVEYLEQCFPASRYPNLHVVACTHNNGFARANNLAIRKSESDLVLLLNPDTIIGEHVLKDAVSFMRSHPDAGALGVRMLGANGKPAPESRRGLPSPMVAFYKMMGLCSRFPQHRSFGHYYMGYLPWDKPAKIEVVSGAFCMIRREALQKVGLLDEDFFMYGEDIDLSYRILKGGYQNYYLPVDILHYKGESTQKSSFRYVHVFYEAMLIFFRKHYSGMSHLLSIPIKFAIYARASVAFTQMMTARIRKSLGFFSPSHVDLSNQVLFDADEMSYEEMLHQLAQRSDENIKLATYTKDIGKVITDREVMDKDEFGYL from the coding sequence ATGAAACTCAGTGTTGTCATAGTAAGCTATAATGTAAAGTACTATCTTGCCCAGTGTCTGCGTTCGGTAGAGAAAGCTATCGGCGTGTTGGAGTGTGGGCAGCAGGGTGATGCAAGTGGCGATACGGCAGAGATTATCGTGGTTGATAATCATTCTCAGGATGGGACGGTGGAATATCTCGAACAGTGTTTCCCGGCTTCCCGATATCCTAATCTCCATGTTGTAGCCTGTACGCATAATAACGGATTTGCCCGTGCCAACAATCTTGCTATCCGCAAGAGCGAGAGTGATCTGGTTCTTTTGCTGAATCCTGATACCATTATCGGCGAGCATGTTCTCAAGGATGCTGTCAGTTTTATGCGTTCTCATCCTGATGCCGGTGCACTGGGTGTAAGGATGTTGGGAGCCAATGGCAAACCAGCTCCTGAGAGTAGGAGAGGATTGCCTTCTCCGATGGTGGCTTTCTATAAGATGATGGGGTTGTGCAGCCGGTTTCCTCAGCATCGCAGTTTCGGTCATTATTACATGGGTTATCTTCCGTGGGATAAGCCGGCAAAGATAGAGGTTGTGAGCGGTGCTTTCTGTATGATTCGTCGTGAAGCCTTGCAGAAGGTGGGGTTGCTGGATGAGGATTTCTTCATGTATGGCGAGGATATTGATCTTTCTTACCGTATCTTGAAGGGAGGTTATCAGAACTATTATCTGCCTGTAGATATCCTTCATTACAAAGGTGAAAGTACTCAGAAGTCGAGCTTCCGCTATGTTCATGTGTTTTACGAGGCGATGCTTATCTTCTTCCGTAAACATTATTCGGGTATGTCGCATCTCTTGAGTATTCCTATCAAATTTGCCATCTATGCCCGTGCCTCTGTAGCCTTTACGCAGATGATGACTGCGAGAATCAGAAAAAGTCTGGGATTCTTTTCTCCTTCTCATGTCGACCTGTCAAACCAGGTGTTGTTTGATGCTGACGAGATGAGCTATGAAGAGATGCTGCATCAGCTTGCGCAGCGGTCTGACGAGAATATCAAACTGGCTACCTATACGAAGGACATCGGTAAGGTGATTACGGATAGGGAGGTGATGGATAAGGATGAATTTGGTTATTTATAA
- a CDS encoding GNAT family N-acetyltransferase: protein MKEPNIRLRALELEDLDFLYQIENDDRLWELGVSNVPYSRRVLLDYISSASADIYVDNQVRLIVENEQNEQVGILDLTDFDPRHHRAELGIVIKKEFQGQGYAKASVSRLLQYARNVLHLQQIYAIVGIRNQKAAKMLQSVGFEGNNVLKQWLCGPVGYEDAMFFQYFL, encoded by the coding sequence ATGAAAGAACCGAATATTCGATTACGTGCTTTAGAGTTGGAAGATCTTGATTTTCTCTACCAGATAGAGAATGATGATCGGCTTTGGGAACTGGGTGTTTCCAATGTTCCATATTCGCGCCGGGTGCTGCTCGACTATATCTCCAGTGCTTCGGCAGATATTTATGTAGACAATCAGGTGCGCCTGATAGTAGAGAATGAGCAGAATGAGCAGGTGGGCATCCTGGATCTTACAGATTTTGATCCCCGTCATCACCGTGCCGAACTCGGAATTGTCATCAAAAAGGAGTTTCAGGGGCAGGGTTACGCGAAGGCTTCTGTGTCACGCTTGTTGCAATATGCTCGGAATGTACTTCATCTTCAGCAGATTTATGCTATTGTAGGTATCAGAAACCAAAAAGCGGCTAAAATGCTGCAATCTGTTGGATTTGAGGGGAATAATGTCCTGAAACAATGGCTTTGTGGCCCAGTTGGATATGAGGATGCGATGTTTTTTCAATATTTTCTGTAA